The genomic DNA TCGGGCAGCTCGCCAGGCGCGTTCGGCTACTGATCCTATAAGCCGAAATGCTGCCTCTCTTTTGGCTTGTCGATCCTGACCTTCTCCTGAAGATTCTGATTCAGACAACCAACCATTGGTACATCGCTTCCGCCACAGAGCTACTGACCATGTCTCTACTGATCCTATTGCTGCTCAACCTTCCTCCTTATCTCCGACGGCTACCTCAAGCTCGGGCTTCTCGGGTACTTCTGTGGCTCCCTCAGGGGCCTCAGATAGAATTTGTCGCGGGATGCCCCCAATTATCTCTAAAGAAGTCTGAGATTATGCTCACCTGCCCCCGATGGGTCTTGCTTCGCCCCAGGCACCTCTCCCTGCATCTCCGCCTTCTGTGTCCCATCATCTAGAGTCCCCCCATGCGGCTGTCGGACCTTCAACTCACTCCCCGACAGTAGGAGGTGAGGCCGAGACATCCAGAGCACCACGCCGAGTGACTGAGATGAAGCTAGACCATCCAGAGCACAACACCCAATGACTGGAGGTGAAGCCGGACCGTCCAGCTCTCGACGCCAAACTTACTCATATTTCAGAGTTACTTTACCCTCAGAGCGACACCTACAACATCAAGAAGATGCCCTTACGAGTCGTATCACTCTGAGAGGGTTATTGTCCGGCAGCTGGCAAGAAAATTTAGGGCATATACATGCCCTTCCAGTGCCCCTCCAGTTGGACCTGATCGCCGAAGGAGCTATAATCGTAAGCTTTCTTTATTACTTATTCCCCTTACTCTTATCATTCTCTTATACCTGTCCCTCTGCAGAGCCTCGCCGAGTCCTTAACCATGAGCGAGACAATGTCTGCCTTATATCAAGAAAATAAGGTTATGAAGGACCGAGTGGTTGAAGTAGAGCTCCAGTTAAATAACCCGGTGGAGGCAAATCAGATATTGAGGGCTGAGATAGAAACCTTAAAGAGAGAGAAGGCTCTTTATAAGCAATCTCTGAGGGCGGCAAACTAGGAGATCAAAGGCCTTCATGAGGAGAAGAGCCAGACTGGGGTTCTTCATCAACAAACTATGGATCAACTGACTAAGGAGCTACAAGCTAAGGAGACACTCTTACAGGAGCAGAGCAAAACTCTGGAATCTCAAGCAGCAAAATTGCGCATTGTGCAAGCTGAACTAGCCCAAGCTCGCTCTGCTTCCTCGGGAGTCACCACAGCTCTGGAAATATATAGGGCGGGAGAGAGCGAACGTTGAAGGCTGAGCCAAGAGGCCTACCTCCATTCTCGGGAGTTTGGCATCCAAGTAGGGGACCGCTTCATGACGTCCATAGATTATGGTGCAGTAGGGGCCCTCCGGCAACTGTATGAGCAAGGGTCTCTTGTCATGGCTCCCCCTGCAAACTTCTTAGATCACCATCATATTTTGAAAGAAATTCCTGACGAAGTTTTTTCCACCTTTAAATAACTTGTATCTGTAAATTATGTAAACCGAATGACATTATGCTCAGCGTTCCATTCCTCCATTATTCTCCTTTTTAAATGAGTCTGATAATTTGAGTAAGGCCACAACAATCCTGACCAGGCTAATATTTCGACCGACCAATCGAACAAACATTCCTGACCTGACTCATCCTACTTTAATCAGACCAGGACTAGACTTACAAAAGGATGTCTATGTACGATAAGATCGAAGATAGTTAGCACTCTAGGGTCGGTCTAGCTTCCTACCCCGGTCGTCCTGCAAGTAATAGGCACCCGACGCCAACTTTTTGACAACTTTATATGGCCCATCCCATTAGGGTGCTAGCTTAGCTACATCCCCCACAGGTTTCGTTCGCTTCCAAACCAAGTCCCCCTCTCCGAAGAAACGAGGAACCACTTTTCTATCATAACTCTGCCTTATCCTTTGTCGACAGGCAACTAGCCTGGCTGTCGTCTGCTCGTGGGTTTCACTAATGAGGTCTAGCTCGGCAAGTCGTCGTTCAGCATTCTCTTCATCGTATAGCATTCTCCTAGTTAAAGGCACCCTGATCTCTATAGGTACCACCGCCTCATTTTCGTAGACCAGATGAAACGAGGTAAGGCTTGTGCTCTCCTGGGGAGTCATACGGTAGGTCAAAAGAATACTTTGCAACTCTTTCACCCAATCTTCTCCAACGTGATCCAACTTAACCTTCAATCCCTGCACAATCTCTCGGTTAATAACTTCTGTCTTCCCATTACTTTTCAGGTGTGCTATGGATgtgaaggcctgaataatgcCGAACCCTTGACACCAAGCCTGGATCTTCCAaccttgaaattatcttccatTATCTGATACTAGTTTATGGGGTATGTCGAATCTGCACagaatatttttccataaaaattgaaTAACTACTCTTTCTATAATTCTGGCCAGGGCttcggcttctacccatttggaaaagtagtccacTGCCACAAGTAAAAATCGCTTTTGGCCGTATGTCATAGGGaagggtcccacaatatccataccccactgatcgaaGGGGCAAGAAACTATAGATGTCTTAAGCACCGAGGTGGGCATATACGTCAGATTATGATATTTCTGGCAAGATAAACAAGTGCTCACCAACCGCTGAGCATCTttctgtaaagtaggccagaaatagccAGCCAACAGCACCTTGCGGGCTAACGTTCGGCCTCCAACATGACTGCCACAACACCCCAGGTGCATTTCTCGTAGGACAAGATCCGCCTCTTCCATACTTAAACATTTGAGTAAAGGTATGGAAAATGCTCGTTTATATAACTGATCTCCTATCATGGTGTAAGCGTGAGCCTTTTTCCTGACCAGCCGTGCTCCCTCGAGGTCGGTTGGCAGGATACCTTGTTGAAGATAACTGATCATTGGTGCTCTCCAGTCAATAGGCTCGTCCATGTTATTCTGAagatctatctgagctatgaGAAAGGTTTGTGCTATTGATTTATCCAATACCCATGTGGTTAGAGAGCTGGCTATTTTTGCTAACTCATCAGCTCGGCCATTCTCCATTCTGGGAATCTTGCTTTCCGTGACCTCTTTGAATGTTTCTTTCATTCCTTCATAAACCTCCCAGTATACTTGTAGCTTATCACTATTGATCTCAAAGTTTTTCTCTACTTGTTGGGTTACCAATTGGGAATCCGAATAGATGATTACTCGGGCaactcccacatgccgagctgcctgtagCCCTGCTAACAAAgtctcatactctgcctcattgttagtggctctgAAGTTTAACTGAACGGCTATCTGCAGAATGTCTTCTTGAGGGGATATTAGAAGAACTTTGACTTCGCTTCCCTGCTGTGTAGCCGATCCATCCACATTTATCTTCCAAGTTTCTTCGGAATCAGCTTGATGAATCTCTGTCAAGAAATCAGCCAAGGCCTGCGCTTTAATAGCCGTGCGGGGTTGATAGACTATATTATATTCTCCCAATTCTGtcgcccacttgataagccggcCAGCAACCTCTACATTGGTAAGGGCCTTACCCATGGTGCTATTAGTCAAGACCGTGATGGGATGTGCTAGAAAATAGGGCCTTAGACGCCGGGCTATAAGCATCAGTCCGTAGACTACCTTTTCTAGAGCTGTGTACCTGGACTCAACCCCCTTTAGTAGATGACTGAAAAATATACTGgtcgttgtacattgtcctgtTCTTTTACCAACACCGCTCCCACGGCCTCAAGGGTGGCTGACAGGTAGACTCAGAGTGGCTCTCCCGTAATAGGCTTGAACAGGGAAGGCAAGGTCTCCAGATACTTTTTTAGCTCTTCAAAAGCCCGCAAGCATttctcatcccactggaatttggagGCTTTTCTGAGCACTTTAAAGAAGGGCGCTGCTTTGTCCACTGATTGGCAGATGAATCTGGACAGGGCTGTTATCCTGCCTACCAACTTCTGAGCCTCCTTCAGGTTTTGGGGGGCCTTCATGTCTCAGAGTGCTTGGACCTTCTCaagattggcttcaattccccgctcagcCACTAGGTATCCCAAGAACTTTTCTCCTTTGGCTCCGAATAGACACTTCAAGGGATTTAATTTAACCCATATTATCAGAGGGTGTTGCATGTCTCCTCCACATCTGCTATCAGGTTTGCGGCTAaaggggatttgatgagtatatcatctacatagacttccACGTTGCGCCCGGCCTACTCCCGGAAGATTTTATctatcatcctttgataagtggctccagcattcctgagtccaaaaGGCATGACAATGTAACAGAGAGTATCATCCGAAGtaatgaaactgaccttctcctaATTCTCTAGGGCCAGGGGGAtttggtggtacccttgataagcgtccaacatGCAAATCCTCTCATAGCCGGCGGTTGAATCCACCAGTTGGTCAATTCTGAGAAGAGGATAATAATCTTTAGGGCTGGCCCGATTGAGATCCCAGAAGtctatgcaaactctccacttattATTGGGTTTCGCCACCaagaccacattagagagccaggaCGAGAATTGTACTTCCCTAACGTGGCCCGCTTTCTGGAGTTAGTCCACTTCAGAtcggataattttattttgatcggtCGAGAAATTTAACTGGACTTACGATATAACTGGACTTCCTCACAAGGAATGAGCTCTTCTGCTATAGGCATAGGTTCTTCTTGAATGGCATGAACAGCCCCATCCTGAGTCCTTTGTGCTTTACGGGCCTCCACCTTGACCATATCAATGTAACATCTACAAGAGACCCGCTTTTAtcctttaacttccccgacctgctctcccacggggaacttgattttctagtGGAAGGTAGAAACAGCAGCTCGGAACTCGTGTAAAGCGGGTCGGCCCAGACTGACATTGTAAGAGGAGGGCGAGTCTACTACGATGAAAGTACTCCTCCTGGTTCTTACTAATGATTCACTTCccaaagatatggccaacttgatcTAACCCATAGGCTTTACTTCGTTGCCAGTGAAACTATATAAAGAAGTAGTCACCAGCTGAAGCTCGCTGGCATCGATCTGCATGCATTTCTTCAAAAGTAGTCCTGAACAATATGTTGACAGATCTCCTGGTGTCAACGAAGACCCTGGCCACGCGGCTATTGGCTATGACAACCTTAATGATGAGGGTGTCGTCATGCGGCAGCTCCAGTCCCTCCAAATCCTGTGGCCCAAAGTTGATGACAGGGCCAGCAACCTGCTCCTGGCTGTATCCGACAGCATAGATCTCTAGCCGGCGTTCATGGAATTTGTGTGCCCTACCCAAATCTCCATCAGTAGGCCCTCCAAAGATCATGCCTATATCTTGGATGGCCACATTGCTCCTGTTCTCTGCCTCACGAGCTTCTCCTTGCTCCCCGGTGCGTCCTTGTTATTGCACTCCAGGCCCCCCTTGATCTGCCCGGGGTCTGCTTGCCTGTCCCATTGCATCGCGTCGATCCTCCATCATTCTTTGGACTTAGGGAGCCAGTTCAGGCGGTGGCAGACCCAACTCAACAACATGACGGGAGTCACAAGCGAATTAAAAACAATCACTGGTGGCATGAGTGTGAGATCGATGATAAGTACAATAGCGCGGTCCCCAAGGCCCAGGGTCGAGGGACATGGACTACAGCTACACGCGAGATCGGCCGAACATCCTGACCGGGGGGGAGTTAGGTTGGGCTTCCCAAGCGCGCGGGAGAGGTTGAGCAGGCGGTTGGGGTATTCTTCTCTCCGGTTTATTGGTAGAAAGCGGTTTGTCTGCCTTCCTTCGCGCCGCCTGCGCCTCTTCTACATTGATGTAGCTAGCGGCCTTCTCcaacatctcatcaaaattctttaCGGGATTTCTGATGAGGTCCCTAAAGAATTCTCCTTCTGTTAGtccatgagagaaggcgctcatgAGTATTTCTGATGTGGCTGTGGGGACATCCtgggccacttggttgaagcgttTGTTATAGCTCCTTAACGTCTCAGAAGACCCCTGCTTGAGAGCGAAAAGGTAGTGGTTGGTCTTTTGGTATTTCCTGCTGCTGGTGAAGTGGCGCAGGAATGCGGTCTTAAAATCTAAGAAGCAGGTGATGGACTCATACGGCAGCCCATCAAACCACTTCTGTACAGAACCTGACAGAGTATTCAAGAATACTCGGCACTTAATGGCGCCGCTATATTGGTGCAGTAGAGCCGCGTTTCTAAACTTGCGAAGATGATCCTCAAGATCTTTGCTGCCATCATATTCCCCATAGCTGGGGGCCTATATCCTTTGGGCAATTTTTCCTCTAATATCTTGGAGGAGAAGGGCACTCTCTCCTCTGGCtctattggaatgtatactaaaagtctagcttttgtataaacatttatttagaaataagaatcacattggtcaaatgtctacatttatgctaagtgtagatgtctatttaatttatattgtagataacatggtgtgaggagacacacagaagatcatgttatcatatccttataaattataaatagtagcttacaaccaagatggaatgggcaaaccattggagtggttgtagtataatttggtattagtttatctagactataaaattacactagtacactatgagtgtattgagcaggaccatttgaggtagtttctttttatactgactatataaaagaataaaacctctgttattatggaagtgtgtactcttaatcatgatataataacaagcatgtatatttaatatttatttctttaatttatcaaagggtgcgatttagctcgttaaatcaataggtccgataagttgggaaataatattatttatatggtgtgttgttgattatagaatgaaactgtgtcctagtattctaggttgatgatgtccccttgaggagcttataaggattatcatgtacaccctgcaggtggacttagttcgacatgataataaagttgagtggtactactcttggagcaagatattaattaagtggtactactcataaggattgtcatttaattagtgggcattcaatatcttaaacacaaggagattaacgcacccatgataagaaggaacccatatagtaatatgggattggtgcggttgatcaataataactctttagtggtataagttattattgatgaactcgagttgggtgttcggggcgaacacaggaagctcaaattcattaggagaccaaaaccaattcctcctcttggtccctgttgtagcctcttattaataaagtcttatatccacctaaacccaacttcttacccaccttaaggtggtcggccaagcctagcttagagcccaagctagggccagccaaaccaaggttagatgggatcaagtggtgaccggccctagcttggaacccGAGCTTAGGTGGgcggccacaataaaaataaaatggattttaattttaaaatctttccttatgtggaagtcatagttttaaaagggagtttttaaaaattgtaaatatttccttttatagcttcctacaaaggattaagaaaaaggtttgatatctttccttatttgtagttaaaaggaagattttaatttttaataaaactttccttttttgtaaccatcctcatggttttaaaagagagttttaaaaattataaatctttccttttatagctttctacaaaagattaaaagaaaggtttgatatctttccttatttgtagttaaaaggaagattttaatttttgataaaactttccttttttgtaaccatcctcatggttttaaaagagagttttaaaaattataaatctttccttttatagctttctacaaaagattaaaagaaagatatgatatctttccttatttgttgttgaaaaggaagattttaattttggagaaaactttccttgtaaccatccacatgttttaaaagagggattttaatttataaaagtttccttttataactaaccatgaagggaatttaaaagaaaattttttattaaaaatttccggaaacaaataaggaagttttaattttgtgtttaaaactttccttgtttggagctcaatgatgtggctggccatagcaagaataaaaggaaatttttaattaaattttcctttcattggcaaggaaaataaggaagttttaattaaaactttccttatttgtcatgactaaggattataaaagagaaggaggggttgACCCATggaacaacacatctattattactctcctctcttccttggtggtggccgaccctcttccattactcttcctcttctcttcttctttggtggctggcggcatctaatcttggagagatttttggtggtcggattttgcttggagaagaaggagataaaggagactttgtttcgtagcatcccttagagcttggttggtggccgaagttcctcatctctaggagattgttagtggccgaaacttgcaaggagaagaaggaggcttgggtggattctcatctcggtagatcgtcacccacacgacgtccgagataagaagaggaatacgacagaagatcgtgagatctataagctacaaaaggtataactagttattagtttccgtatcataactagttcatccttttgtttagatcttgaaataccaaacacaagagggtagcgattctaggctatcgaattcatgtttcaattttgtttttcttttgtttttcgatcttgtgattcgattgttcttagtggttaaatctagggttactataaggagattaaatattgaatttctttgaaaggctttgtctagccagaggtggatgatctcatacccaagaaggcccagTTTCTCGtcatgtttgacctggaagccgatctttgaaataaatatttaatcaactttgaaacatgggtagatttggattaataatgttaagcatcgtttgcgatccaagtctaaacctctaagaacagataaattgagtttggaataaataatgttaagttctgtttgcgattccaaatttaatttctaaagaacacaataggttgttaggaaaggttcgggacttgtacaaaatttttatacaggggaaccagtatgatattccgagtagcacccaataattggtatcagagctaggattttcctctgtgtgtttagtttttagtttaattatgaacatgtcatacataatttaggcaggacaatagtaggatatgctaactctgtggttgcaggctccaccTATCATGGCTtattgtgattatgtgtgattagacccttggacatgtcaagggaattttatgatgtgtgcatgattgtatttattaaatacagcaagagttgtatttgccctaggattttacttttttgttcgatctagacttcatgtacattcccttatggaatataggatcactatatgaaaaattctatttttatcgcggatcgtatccttgcaaggggtggtactattggaggaccagaggcacggcagaaaaggaagctcgatggacccgacaacATGAATCCTAGGGCTGACAGCACACAaaggatagtgatggaagaaggcataatagttggaaaattaattttcatatttattgcttttatttactgtgatgtgtgtgtgcatgtgatgtgtgtttgcatagttaaaattcctcatcttaaataactaagtggaagagggattgataaataaattccacggtctccattactggtttgtaagtgatgtaaacaaacttgcgtgttagctcttagtgccttcctccacaatggatgagtttgtttgcagatcactagatcaaatttcctaaATAGattattataggaaattatttaggagcgtgtgattttctccaactgaattgcacaatcctatttaatggactaagtatcaagcaatggtacacacttaggcacatttaatagtatcctccccaacggagtcattgatattatttgtgtgaccgaagaaaaatcaactattaatttgtcataaagttaggttgacaagataataaaattaaatgggtaaaacccttctcttacaaatgtttgaatttgtatacgtccacactaacgtggcatacagaaTTCAcggtttttgaaataattttatttgtcataaagatatgttgacaataaaattaatgggtaaacccctctcttacaaatgtttgaatttgtatacgtccacactaacatggcatacagaATTCACGgagtttgagataattttatttgtcataaaattagtttgataggataattaatgggtaagaccctcctcttataaatatttgaatttgtatacgtccacactaacgtggcatacaaaattcacggtgtttgaggtattggtgaatttaaataatattattttgagaaatcaatattattttaaattctaaagttttgaccaaatatttgatcaaagacagattaattattaattttatttttcataaagataggttgacaagacaataaaatgaatggataaaatctcctcttacaaaggtttgaatttgtatacgtccacactaacgtgacatgtaaAATTaatggggattttgaggtgt from Zingiber officinale cultivar Zhangliang chromosome 4A, Zo_v1.1, whole genome shotgun sequence includes the following:
- the LOC121972624 gene encoding uncharacterized protein LOC121972624; protein product: MGKALTNVEVAGRLIKWATELGEYNIVYQPRTAIKAQALADFLTEIHQADSEETWKINVDGSATQQGSEVKVLLISPQEDILQIAVQLNFRATNNEAEYETLLAGLQAARHVGVARVIIYSDSQLVTQQVEKNFEINSDKLQVYWEVYEGMKETFKEVTESKIPRMENGRADELAKIASSLTTWVLDKSIAQTFLIAQIDLQNNMDEPIDWRAPMISYLQQGILPTDLEGARLVRKKAHAYTMIGDQLYKRAFSIPLLKCLSMEEADLVLREMHLGCCGSHVGGRTLARKVLLAGYFWPTLQKDAQRLVSTCLSCQKYHNLTYMPTSVLKTSIVSCPFDQWGMDIVGPFPMTYGQKRFLLVAVDYFSKWVEAEALARIIERGLKVKLDHVGEDWVKELQSILLTYRMTPQESTSLTSFHLVYENEAVVPIEIRVPLTRRMLYDEENAERRLAELDLISETHEQTTARGSHDKRPLLIQLPEGPYCTIIYGRHEAVPYLDAKLPRMEVGLLAQPSTFALSRPIYFQSCGDSRGSRASLG